From the Globicephala melas chromosome 8, mGloMel1.2, whole genome shotgun sequence genome, the window ACTGAAGTTGCTGCTCAACACCAGGAGCTGCAGCATGTATTATAAGTGCAACCACTGCAGCATGCTGGGCACTAAGGACACTAACATCAGCCCTGCTGCCCCAGAAACTGGATCTTGCTGCCTCAGCAGTGCTTCCAGGGTCTTACGCTGCAACTTTGATGGATGTGCTTATCTCTTATTTCCGCGAAGAAAGGAATGTTCCTTTGATTTACCATATCGGCTGGGAGGAGTGGATTTCAGGAGCCTCCACTTGGACCTCCCAGTGAGATAGCCTGTGTCCATGGCTCAGAAAACTACGTGGGGTGAGGGGGAGATTCTGGCAGTTGTCGCCCAGAGgtatttcatttataaatcagGGTGCTGTTGGGCCCACAGTGAGGTGAAACTAGGTCAGCATTCCACTTTTAGCATGAATCCTATAAGCACCGTCTCTGATTGATGGACTGCAGTGCAGTCCATGATGGACTGAAATATTAGTGTAGTTCAGTGCCTGTCTGTAATAACCCCTGAAAGGTCTGGGTATCTCCCTTTTCTCATGAAAAATTACCTTTAAATGGCCTTAAATCTACTTTGGAGTAGATGAGGAATGAGAGTCACAGAATAGATAATGTGATATTATTGCAAATTTTTTCCTCAAGGGTACTCAGCCTCTTCCTAATTCAAGGGACTCTGGGTCTCTGAATTGATTCTACTCTGGGAATTACACGAGTAACTCTTACCACAGTTCACGGTATTTCAAATCAGGCCCCTGTTCTCTGACCCTAGAGTGTTTGGGGTCATACATATCAAGTATAGAAGCTTACTGGGCTGTCTATCCATGGTTTTAAGAATGCCATGCTTAATTAGCTACCCCTAAAGATCCCAGAAGTTTTGGATACCATATTATGAATGATTGCCCTGCCAAACTTGGCATggtgctaacacatacatatatgtggtTGCTGCCACTTCAGGGTTTTGGTATTATTGAAATTTGATCTCATTTCAGATTTGGTCTCTCCCACCCACATCTCTGGGCTACAGACAATATCTGTTTCagttcttcttaaaaataattatggtcCTTCACCAATGAATTTCTCAGTGCCATGGAGTAGAAGATGCTTCTGAGCTCTCCTTGGAAGGTGCATACATCGGCAATGGACTGCACGTGATAAACTCGTGTCACCATTCCACATCTTTCCAAACATTCGATTACTTCTGAATATACCAAGGAATTTTGTCTGGCTTCTAAATTCACTTTACACAGGGAATCCTTCATTTTAGGTTTTAGTTAACCAACTAAACAAGCAATTAGAACCATGTCCATATGTTCTAGCTAACGTATGATATCTAGAATGTCTGGTGGTTGCAACtacggttgacccttgaaaaacccAGGTTTGAGTTGTGGGAgttcacttatatgcagatttttttcagttgtaaatACAATACCAAGTGAtttatggttggttgaatccgcagataTGGAACTGCAGAATCAAGGAATCCAACTGCATATAGGGAGTGCCAACTATAACTTAAAAGTGGATTTTCTACTGTATGGAGGATCAGCGCCCCCAAGCCCCActttgtttaagggtcaactatACATCATAAATTCAAATGATCTAATAGTATATTCTTCTCTCCTTAGTTTAGTACCTTCATACCATTCCTATACACAGGTATGAAATAAATTGTGAAAATACTAAAATTCTTTGATATACAAATCTTATATTCTCAGCTTTGACTTAATGTCTCCTGGAGTATGCTGGGAGCTTAAAGAAAAACCTAAGGGTAAGGCATGAGGAGTTTTGATTtatcttttaaagtaattttctcAGGTGAAGTCATTGAAGGGTCCTCAAGGTAGGAGCAGCTTCATCATACAGGCAAAGAGGAGCTTCTTTGGCTGGCACGCTCTCCAGGAGAGTTTGAGGTTCAGGGTAATTTGAGTCATCCAGATTTTCCAGTATATCctcatttccattattttctgaTCAATGTTTAAATTCCACATGATAGACCTATGGAGCCTCTGAACTCAAGTGATACAATATATCAACTGACAGAATCAATGTTTGCCCTAGGAATTATGGCTTAGTCATCGATAGTCCTTGGTTTCACTCCATTACTTAGGCAAAGAATTTACAAATATGAATCTGTAATTCTCTTTGAGGTTTCTAGAATGATTAGAAGAGATGATCCAACTCCACAGTAAATGAATTTCTAAAGCTTTTCATTCTGATCTAGGGCATTATGTCATCAAAAGACTTGCCTTTGGTGGGCACTTTATTTTAGGGGATCACCGGTGATATTTAGTTAACGATTTTAAACCATGTGCCATGAGAATCCCAAGTCTCTTCTTTCCATATTAGTTTGATATTTACTGCCTTTAGTCACAATcaacccatacacacacacacgtacacacacgtgTGCGTGCACACGCAAGCACTTATTTTTCCCAGAAGGATTTCTATTTTGGAGTGAAGTTACGCCTGCTACACTGTACCTTTGTTTCTTCTTGCGTGCCCCAATACAATTAGAATTAGTTTAGAAATCCATcaaaagttttcattaaaaattcgaatgtacacacaaaaataagtttgTAGATATTCTTAAGATGACACATATTTATATGAGCACGTATACCTACAATTTTCTCTGTCCTGACGGATTTTCGGTGGAATTTTCACAAACAAGTAATGTACTCAAGGACCTACATCCCCAAAGACCCTGAATCTCATAAATACAGCCTTGCTTTACAATGACAATTCTTTGACATTTGTCCTTATCGTTGACATATAAACGTCTGCAGGGAATAATTTTCCCTTTCTACTGATACAAgaatgtttgtttttcatttttgtattagaACTTAAGGTTTGGGtatttcaaagaaataatcaTTTGTTGAGCATCCACTTATTTCTATGAACAGTATATTATCATGTATGTCATCTTATTCAACACACGAACCCTgtgaggtattttttaaaaaaacaaataaataatgaaggGTTGAAGAATTATATAAATCATCTAAGGTTCCATAGATAATCAGTGGCAAAGCTAGAATCTGATTCCAGGCCTATATGGCTGCAAAAGCTCATGGCATTACCCTTTGCTTCCATGCCATTATTGCCACTCAGAACAGGCTCTGTATTTCCCCGTcatccttcctccacaattttggGAGTAGCCTTCATCCTCCTTTTTGTTCATTCAGCTGTTAACCACAACATAACAATacatattcaatatttttgtatattctttacTCTGTCTTTGAACGTTATCTCCATTCTACTGGAGCTAAGAATGGTTATTTTCAAGTCTTATTTTCTCTTGAATCAAGAAGTCCTGATTCCATCTCTCTTTAACTCCCGAAGCctttttcctctgttctttggCACTCACAATTATCAACAAAATCTCATGTCCTCAGAATCTCTTTAGAACATTCCATTCTCTTCACTGTCCTTTTCAGTGGATACTTTGCTACCCCGAGGACATTTGTTTCTCTACAGTCTTCTCAAGTGATGTATGTTTTTTCTCTTACTCTTCATAGCCCTGGGCCTGGTAGTGGATAGTATTCTTTCTCCCCCATTGCCACTTGTAGACATTTTCTCTCTCCTACCTGCAAACACTTATAGTTGAGTTGACATCATCAGACTCGACTAACCAATCCTCCTTATCTTCCTCCACCTTTTGCAATCACCTACTACTGGCATTATGTCTCCTCATCCTTGGAACTTTTTGGCTTTGGCTTGCTCTTTCTTAATGGTATTCCTGTCACAATTCCTGATGGACGAGAATTGGGTTTTAATATCTCCACGTAGAAGATCCTTTGAACTTCACAGCCTCTTAGTTTCTTGATCTCTCCTCCAAacatcttcccccccccccaccatatCCAGTCACTCTCAGCATCAGAGTTTAGACTtttaaatattgtcatttgcCAACAACTGTAGCTTTTAATCTCATTTTGAGCATCCCAAATtgtaaccatcaccacctccTGTCGTTCTAGCTCATTCTCCCTAGTAGAATAATTAAAGCAAATCTTCAGTTCCCTGGGGTTCTGGCACTTTTTTGCAGGCTTTACTCATTTCATGTACTCACTTCACCTTTGCTCAGCTTAAATGTAATGGTTATTTCACTCTCTACCTTGCACCTCTTCTCAAATGCCATACCTATCCCCTTTGTtgctctgcaaaaagaaaatCCTAGTTAAGTTTGATTCCTTATCTACTAAGGACCCATAATGGTTCAGTTGAAAACAGGGGCACATCAATTTCCTGGGTCAGGGCACTGAAGGAGGCCCTTTATCATCCGCCTCACAGAGTTGTCATTACCGTGTAGCCATTTATTTATGTGAATTACTAGATTGCAAAATCATCCTTTTAAGAGTAAAGATATTACTTATATAATAGCGTAATTGAAAAACTTTTTGAACATATAAATGAACCAAATATATGTTCTGATATTCTATATTCTTTTTACAAATTACAGAAAACATCTGTGTTATATAAATATGGTAATGAATTGGCTCCAGGAATGAGCTTTGATCTCAGCTCAGTTGTCAGAAAGCCATTTAACCTAAAATTAGTTACCTAACTTCTTTAGATCTCAGTTTATAACTTTGTAAAATGAGAGAGATGGAATGGATGGAGTGGCTTTTTGAAGCCTGGCATTCTGTGACTATATGAGAAAGCTCTCatgattttcttgctttttcatgGTTTTTCTCAAACAAGTTGATATGGGAAAGAGCTTTCCAGAAGCTGACCTAAAGGTGTGATTTTTCTCAGACAGGGGCTATTCACATGGGCTGGGTACCTgtgggaagtaggaggctggaaCCTTTTGCTAACAGCCCAGCTCAGTTTATGCAAAGTCTCAGGCACCACTGGAGTCTTTCAGGAGTAACCTGATCAATGTGTCTGGTTTCCTTTCCCGGGTTGGCTCACTATTATGAATCAGATAGCTTGATCCTAAGATGATGCCATCTCCTTTTCCAAACTGCAGTCTCTCCAGGTTAACTTGTTCATGATTTGAGCACCTTTTTCTACACTCTGCCTCTGTTCAAACTTCCTGGATATTGGTTCATCTTTCCTCTAACTGTGATACCTGTTTAAATTCAGGATTCATATGACTGCTCAGCCTCTTTCATACAAGAAGTGATACCTCAGATATCATTTTAAACAGTTGTTCTTTTCCATGGGAGCTGGCCCATTCTGACATTTCTGCTCCCTTTCATCATGTCTTTGGCTCAGAAGATACAGTTACTGGGTCCCTCATACCATCTAGTGGCTGTCTCTAGGATATGCTCATGTGAGTCTATTCCTTACAGACCGCCTAAACTAATTATATAAGGCAAATGTGACTTGAATgtgttaaattgaaaaaaaaaaaaagatttttctgagTATTCCTGGCCTTCTATCAatgcacatttatatttttaagcctTATGCAAGGTATTGtgtgtgaaaatattttccccaaatatttacaTGTGAGTGTGTATGATGGGATTTTGTTATTATATAgctattgtaaaaataaatatgcagattatactattttcttctattctaatatccacttgtttttctttcagtggaTATCATTCTCAGTATAGATGGGGACTGGAAACTACACAACTGTAACAGAGTTCATTATTTTGGGGTTAGCAGAGGATACTACAGCTTgtgccattttatttattgtgtttctgGGAATCCACGTGGTCACATTAATGGGCAATGTCAGCATAATCACGTTAATCAGAAGCAGACTTCAGCTTCATACCCCAAAGTACCTTTTCCTCTGCCATTTGGCCTTTGTAGACATTGGGTACTCCTCATCAGTCACACCTGTTATGCTCTTGGgcttcctcagggaaggaaccTCTATCCGTGTTGCTGGTTGTGTCGCTCAGCTCTGTTCTACGGTCACATTTGGGACGGCTGAATGCTTCTTGCTGGCTGCCATGGCCTGTGACTGCCATGTGGCCATCTGCTTGCCCCTGCTCTACTCCACCCACATGTCCCCCAGAGCCCGCATTCTCTTAGTGGGGGCTTCCTATTAAGGTGGGTGTGTGAATGCTTGGACATTTACTGGCTGTTTGTTAAGCCTGTCCTTCTGTGGACCATATGAAGTCAATCACTTTTTCTGTGATTATTCACCACTTCTGAAGCTTTCTTGTTCTCATGATTTTACTTCTGAAATAATTCCAGCCATTCTTCTGGCTCCATCATTGTAGTTACTGTGTTTATCATCGCTTTCTCTTACATCTACATCCTTTTCTCAATCCTGAAGATGTGCTCTACTAAGGGGCGGCATAAAGCCTTCTCCACTTGCACCtcccacctcacagcagtcacTCTGTTCTATGGGACCATTACCTTCATTTATGTGATGCCCAAGTCCAGCTACTCAACTGAACAAAACAAAGTGGTGTCTGTGATCCCCTGTTGAACCCCCTCATTTACAGTCTCAGGAACAAGGAGGTTAAAGAGGCCATGAGAAGATGAATGGCTAGAACACACTGGTAGTCCTACTAAAGTAATCTGATTTTTAATAATAAGCACTGTGTAATGAAGGCCTCTCCTGCAGATGAATAAATAATGTACTAAGTAAATTTCAGTGTATATTCATAGTATTCTAGACTcacaaatttcatttctttttattctcaagaaaattttcagtgtaaaaaaataaatgtgtattcacCAAGATAGGaacattagcaaaaaaaaaattttattctcagTTTACCCACCATTTCTTGCATCTACAAGTACaaatcttttcaaataagttCTGTGCTCTTTGAATGCAGTCTTCGGAAATAACTGCTGGAAGCACCTGAAACTCCTTGAGTGGGAAATAAAAAGTAGTGTTGCCATCTATGATCTTGTCATCTAACAGAGATGGTGTCCATGATGTACAGATAATCTAAGGATTGAAATCAGTGATGCTGGCAGTTGTAAAGCTTCTGCTGCCTTGTGGTCTGAGGCTGAGCAACAGGATTCCTCCCACAATACTTCTGCAGGTGAGCCTCAGCAAGCCAAATCAGAAGATACCTGAGAGCTCCATTTATCTTAGCTCTTCCCTTTCAGGGATCTGTTCTACAAAATACGTTCAAGAGTTTCCAGAAGAAAGACTATTGGGGGCTAATTGGCATGACCTGGCTCCTTTCTAGATCAGAAAAGTAAGGTTccttttttaaaggttatttcaATCTTATCAAATATGCACAACATATTTCTGTAATGTGTGTTAAACCATTTCTTTCCCTCCTGTTCCTGTTGCCTCTGATACTGAAATTCTCAGATTTCTTGCACATAATTTCACTGGAACTTCTGTATTAGCCCTGAAAACTCTCTCTTAAAACCAGACGGTTTCACTTACAGAATTTAAAGTTATTTGTATTCTTATAGACCCCTTTGTGTTTTTTCTCCCAGTTGTTTTATTCTGAGTGgatattttttaatacaatgcgataatatttttaaggatctcgtttttcctttaataaatgtaaataccAGATTAATCTTAATATAAttatatcatgtgatatttctaTTTCGTCATCAGCAATGATTCTACTGTCCACAATATTAAGTCCAGAGTGAGATTAACTTCATGGCAGTGTGAGACATCTCTCCTTTCTGTTCTCGCTTTTAAACAACTAATTAGGCATCCATACATGAACAAAAGTGCCTCAGTGGGAATTGTGGGATCCAGACCATACACTAAGGGGTCCAGGAGGAGTCTTGCCCACCTGTGCATCTAGTAATAGGCAGAAAGACCTTAGTATGGGCATCAAAATCAGCAGGAACCAGTGAACATGCTCCAATTCCTCTCGGCCCTGGCCAAGGAAAACCTGGAGAGTGCATACTTGGGCAGAAACCTATGGATTAGAGAGACTTTGTAGAAATTCAACCTTCCAGAGAAGTGATTCCAGCATGCTGTtggagcaaaataataataataatagtaataataaaatatgagttTGGATGCAGTGAAGACTGTAACTTTGCCAGTGCCATTGCTTCCCCAAGGAAACACTGCCTGGGGCAGAACTAGCAGGCGGTGTCCTCTCCTGCATAGGAAAAGGATAGCAGTGAGTGAGTGCTTGGGTCCCCTGGCATTTCAAGACACTGCTGGAGAAGCCCATTTGAAAAAATGTTACTGAGGCAGGACCTTCATGATGGGCAGGGGAGGGAAAagatcagaaaagaagcagaTAAGAATGTTAAAGGGCATTAAAAGGATGCAATTAAGCTGACTGTAATTCAGCAAGAAGTCCACCCATCAGCCTCTGGGAGCAGGTGTGTCCATAGAAGGTCAGGGAAAAAATCCCAGATATAATAGGACCAATGAAGACTATACCCCACTTAAAGGCAAATAGTAAAAGTGTGAGGGGGTGTCTGCTCCTTCAAATGCAAAACTATCACTGTAAAATTACAAGGAATGTGAAGAATCAAGAAAATATACCATCACCAAAAGATAACAATAATCAATGGCACAAAATATTGcaatctgataaagaattcaaaatagctgttttgGGGAAACTCAACaagctacaagaaaacacagaaggacaatatatgaaaagatgaggaatttaacaaagagatagaaattataaaaaaaggaatccaacagaaattctggagctgaagaatgcaataaatgaaatgaaaaatgctatGGAGGGCATCTGTAGTAGAGTAGACCAAATGAGAAATAGAATAAGTGATCTAGATAACAGAACTTTGAAATAACCCAttcagaggagaagaaagaaaaaagcatgaaaaagaacaaagaaagactATATGATCTTTGGGGTGTCATCAAatgtacaaatattaaaataattggtgttccagaaggagaacagagggagaagggggcagaAGCTTAGCTaagaacttcccaaatctgagGAGAGACATGGACATCCAAGTTGACGAAGCTAATAGATC encodes:
- the OR5P3 gene encoding LOW QUALITY PROTEIN: olfactory receptor 5P3 (The sequence of the model RefSeq protein was modified relative to this genomic sequence to represent the inferred CDS: inserted 2 bases in 2 codons; substituted 1 base at 1 genomic stop codon) translates to MGTGNYTTVTEFIILGLAEDTTACAILFIVFLGIHVVTLMGNVSIITLIRSRLQLHTPKYLFLCHLAFVDIGYSSSVTPVMLLGFLREGTSIRVAGCVAQLCSTVTFGTAECFLLAAMACDCHVAICLPLLYSTHMSPRARILLVGASYXGGCVNAWTFTGCLLSLSFCGPYEVNHFFCDYSPLLKLSCSHDFTSEIIPAXSSGSIIVVTVFIIAFSYIYILFSILKMCSTKGRHKAFSTCTSHLTAVTLFYGTITFIYVMPKSSYSTEQNKVVSVXPLLNPLIYSLRNKEVKEAMRR